The Palleronia sp. THAF1 genome window below encodes:
- a CDS encoding branched-chain amino acid ABC transporter permease, protein MEAIILQVLNGLDKGSAYALIALGLTLIFGTLGVVNFAHGALFMLGAFCAVTMSNLLQLSHEVVVEGRTDFLGNPMTMDVPYIYSIFGENLGAGIIDWAVPISILFAIPVMIGIGVAMERGLIRHFYKRPHADQILVTFGLAIVLQEVIKYFYGANPIPTPAPDAFVGSFDFGMLLGFDAGSIVYPYWRLIYFLFAMVVIAAVFGFLQFTTFGMVVRAGMADRETVTILGIDIDKRFTIMFGIAAAVAGLAGVMYTPINSPNYHMGMDFLVLSFVVVVVGGMGSLPGAVLAGFLLGIIEAFASMSQVLDLVPGINQIIIYLVAIIVLLTRPRGLMGRKGVMEE, encoded by the coding sequence ATGGAAGCCATCATCCTTCAAGTCCTGAACGGTCTGGACAAGGGCAGCGCCTATGCGCTGATCGCCTTGGGCCTTACCCTCATTTTCGGCACCCTTGGGGTCGTCAATTTCGCCCACGGCGCGCTGTTCATGCTGGGGGCCTTCTGCGCCGTCACCATGTCGAACCTGCTGCAACTCAGCCACGAGGTCGTCGTCGAAGGGCGCACCGACTTCCTTGGCAACCCGATGACCATGGATGTGCCCTACATCTACAGCATCTTCGGTGAGAACCTAGGCGCTGGCATCATCGACTGGGCGGTTCCGATTTCCATCCTCTTCGCCATTCCCGTGATGATCGGCATCGGGGTCGCGATGGAGCGCGGCCTGATCCGCCACTTCTACAAGCGCCCCCACGCCGACCAGATCCTTGTGACCTTCGGCCTGGCCATCGTGCTGCAAGAGGTCATCAAGTATTTCTACGGCGCCAACCCGATCCCGACACCCGCGCCGGACGCCTTCGTCGGCAGCTTCGACTTCGGGATGCTGCTGGGCTTTGACGCAGGCTCGATCGTGTACCCCTACTGGCGCCTGATCTACTTCCTGTTCGCCATGGTCGTGATCGCCGCAGTCTTCGGCTTCCTGCAGTTCACCACCTTCGGCATGGTCGTTCGCGCCGGTATGGCCGACCGTGAAACGGTAACCATCCTTGGCATCGACATCGACAAGCGCTTCACCATCATGTTCGGCATCGCGGCCGCTGTCGCAGGACTTGCTGGGGTGATGTACACGCCGATCAACAGTCCGAACTACCACATGGGCATGGATTTCCTTGTGCTGTCCTTCGTCGTGGTCGTCGTGGGTGGCATGGGCAGCCTTCCGGGCGCCGTGCTGGCGGGCTTCCTTCTGGGCATCATCGAGGCTTTCGCGTCCATGTCCCAAGTGCTCGACCTGGTGCCCGGCATCAATCAGATCATCATCTACCTGGTGGCCATCATCGTGCTGCTGACCCGCCCCCGTGGCCTGATGGGCCGCAAAGGCGTGATGGAGGAATAA
- a CDS encoding branched-chain amino acid ABC transporter permease — translation MLGLRKKDFGLFLLVVGLTVLAPFILNPFPVDSGMALFNAGYPDLMQRFVIFGTFAIGFNILFGLTGYLSFGHAAFLGVGSYAGIWMMKLLTTNVIPAIIASVVVAGLFSLLVGYISLRRSGIYFSILTLAFAMMSYALAYSVLTPITGGETGMQLKLADPRILDGLFGAGEGARPSANLFGLDMKASYELTVGGWAFTLNAGYYIAGAMMLLAFYLSIRLFRSPFGMMLRAVKSNQNRLNYTGISPKPYTLAAFVISGMYAGLAGGLLVAMDTQVGAERMFWTASGEVVLMTILGGAGTLIGPVLGAGFIKYFENIVSTINKTTLETWFAIFPDGLSDVFVTIIYPFVGKGWHLTLGLMFMLVVIFLPGGLVEGGTRFATIFRRDRKSAHVEDTAAAKRDASE, via the coding sequence ATCCTGGGCCTGCGCAAAAAGGACTTCGGCCTATTCCTACTGGTGGTCGGGTTGACCGTGCTTGCGCCGTTCATCCTGAACCCCTTCCCGGTGGACAGCGGCATGGCCTTGTTCAACGCCGGCTATCCCGACCTGATGCAGCGGTTCGTGATCTTCGGCACCTTCGCCATCGGCTTCAACATCCTGTTCGGGCTAACCGGCTACCTCTCGTTCGGCCACGCAGCCTTCCTGGGTGTCGGTTCCTACGCGGGCATCTGGATGATGAAGCTGCTGACCACCAACGTCATCCCGGCGATCATCGCGTCGGTCGTCGTGGCGGGCCTGTTCAGCCTGCTCGTGGGCTACATCAGCCTGCGGCGGTCGGGCATCTACTTCTCGATCCTGACGCTGGCCTTCGCCATGATGTCCTACGCGCTGGCCTATTCGGTCCTGACGCCCATCACGGGTGGCGAGACCGGCATGCAACTGAAGCTGGCCGACCCGCGCATTCTGGATGGTCTCTTCGGTGCAGGCGAAGGTGCGCGCCCCTCTGCCAACCTCTTCGGGCTTGATATGAAAGCCAGCTACGAGCTGACCGTCGGCGGCTGGGCCTTCACGCTGAACGCGGGCTATTACATTGCCGGTGCGATGATGCTGCTGGCGTTCTACCTGTCGATCCGCCTTTTCCGCTCGCCCTTCGGCATGATGCTGCGGGCGGTGAAGTCGAACCAGAACCGCCTGAATTACACCGGAATCAGCCCCAAACCCTACACGCTGGCGGCCTTCGTGATCTCTGGCATGTATGCCGGTCTGGCCGGTGGCCTGCTGGTGGCGATGGACACGCAGGTGGGCGCGGAACGCATGTTCTGGACTGCATCGGGCGAGGTAGTCCTGATGACCATCCTCGGCGGCGCTGGCACCCTGATCGGGCCGGTGCTGGGCGCGGGCTTCATCAAGTACTTCGAGAACATCGTGTCGACCATCAACAAGACCACGCTGGAGACCTGGTTCGCGATCTTCCCGGACGGCCTGTCCGACGTCTTCGTCACCATCATCTACCCCTTCGTCGGCAAGGGCTGGCACCTGACGCTTGGCCTGATGTTCATGCTGGTGGTCATCTTCCTGCCCGGTGGTCTGGTCGAGGGCGGCACCCGCTTCGCCACCATCTTCCGCCGCGACCGCAAAAGCGCCCACGTGGAAGACACAGCCGCCGCCAAGCGCGACGCCTCGGAATAA
- a CDS encoding substrate-binding protein translates to MTKSNLTRRGLMKTGAATGIALATPTIFTGSVWAAAHTGFTNAPEGDTVTLGFNVPQSGPYADEGADELRAFELAVEHLNGEGDGGMMRTFSSQVLEGNGINGKRVQFVTGDTQTKSDAARASAQSMIQKDGAIMISGGSSSGVAVAVQDLCQTAGVIFMAGLTHSNDTTGKDKKANGFRHFFNSYMSGAALAPILVDQYGNDRKAYHLTADYNWGYTTEQAMRESTEALGWSTVNSVKTPLTQTDFSSYIAPVLQSDADVLVLNHYGGNMVNSLTNAVQFGLRERMVGDKQFEIVVPLYSELMARGAGQNIAGILGSQNWDWKLENQLGDRYSGTNAFVQSFGEKYGFPPSQAAHTCYVQTMLYADAVTRAGSFNPCAVVEALEGFEFDGLGNGPTTYRADDHQCFKDVVVVRGKENPENEFDLVEIVEVTPAEQVTYEPDNAQFAGGSLGECNPGA, encoded by the coding sequence ATGACGAAATCGAACCTGACGCGCCGCGGTCTGATGAAGACCGGTGCCGCGACCGGCATCGCGCTTGCGACGCCCACGATCTTCACCGGATCGGTCTGGGCCGCCGCCCACACCGGCTTCACCAACGCGCCAGAAGGCGACACCGTCACGCTGGGCTTCAACGTGCCCCAGTCCGGCCCCTACGCCGATGAAGGCGCCGACGAGCTGCGCGCATTCGAGCTGGCGGTCGAGCACCTGAACGGCGAAGGCGACGGCGGCATGATGCGGACGTTCTCCAGCCAGGTGCTGGAAGGCAACGGCATCAACGGCAAGCGGGTTCAGTTCGTCACCGGCGACACGCAGACCAAGTCTGACGCCGCACGCGCATCCGCGCAGTCGATGATCCAGAAAGACGGCGCGATCATGATCTCGGGCGGTTCTTCGTCCGGTGTGGCCGTGGCCGTGCAGGACCTGTGCCAGACCGCTGGCGTCATCTTCATGGCGGGCCTCACGCACTCCAACGACACGACCGGCAAGGACAAGAAGGCCAACGGCTTCCGCCACTTCTTCAACTCCTACATGTCGGGTGCCGCTCTCGCGCCGATCCTGGTCGACCAGTACGGCAACGACCGTAAGGCCTATCACCTGACCGCCGACTACAACTGGGGCTACACGACCGAGCAGGCCATGCGCGAGTCGACCGAAGCCCTTGGCTGGTCCACCGTGAACTCGGTCAAGACGCCGCTGACGCAGACGGACTTCTCGTCCTACATCGCGCCGGTCCTGCAGTCCGACGCCGATGTCCTCGTGCTGAACCACTACGGCGGCAACATGGTCAACTCGCTGACCAACGCCGTCCAGTTCGGCCTGCGTGAGCGCATGGTCGGCGACAAGCAGTTCGAAATCGTCGTGCCGCTGTACTCCGAGCTGATGGCGCGCGGTGCGGGTCAGAACATCGCCGGCATCCTTGGTTCGCAGAACTGGGACTGGAAGCTGGAGAACCAGCTGGGCGACCGCTACTCCGGCACCAACGCCTTCGTTCAGTCCTTCGGCGAAAAGTACGGCTTCCCGCCGTCGCAGGCCGCGCACACCTGCTACGTGCAGACGATGCTCTACGCCGATGCCGTCACCCGTGCAGGCTCGTTCAACCCCTGCGCCGTGGTCGAAGCTCTCGAAGGCTTCGAGTTCGACGGCCTGGGCAATGGTCCGACCACCTACCGTGCCGACGATCACCAGTGCTTCAAGGACGTGGTCGTGGTGCGCGGCAAGGAGAACCCCGAGAACGAATTCGACCTGGTCGAAATCGTCGAGGTCACGCCTGCCGAGCAAGTCACCTACGAGCCGGACAACGCCCAGTTCGCCGGTGGCTCCTTGGGTGAGTGCAACCCCGGCGCGTAA
- a CDS encoding ABC transporter ATP-binding protein, whose product MGILEVKGVNKRFGGLQALGDVNLSVKENTCHAIIGPNGAGKSTLLNCLVGKLIPDSGSVTFDGTSVLGRKPYEINQMGISRVFQTPEIFADLTVFENVMIPCFAKRDGSFRMHAIERTEHETDITAQAEQMLDEVNMLGKRDIVASSLSRGDKRRLEMAMCLSQKPKLLLLDEPTAGMARADTNNTIDLLKTIKAKGNLTMCIIEHDMHVVFSLADRITVLAQGTPLVEDEPENIKGNPKVREAYLGEAEV is encoded by the coding sequence ATGGGTATTCTGGAAGTCAAAGGCGTCAACAAGCGCTTCGGTGGTCTGCAGGCGTTGGGTGACGTGAACCTGTCCGTCAAGGAAAACACCTGCCACGCCATCATCGGCCCGAACGGGGCCGGCAAGTCCACGCTGCTGAACTGCCTTGTGGGCAAGCTGATACCGGACTCAGGCTCTGTCACGTTCGACGGCACCTCCGTGCTGGGCCGCAAGCCCTATGAGATCAATCAGATGGGTATTTCTCGCGTGTTCCAGACGCCGGAAATCTTCGCCGATCTGACCGTGTTCGAGAACGTGATGATCCCCTGCTTCGCCAAGCGTGACGGCTCGTTCCGCATGCACGCCATCGAGCGCACGGAGCATGAAACCGATATCACCGCCCAGGCCGAGCAGATGCTGGACGAGGTGAACATGCTGGGGAAACGCGACATCGTCGCCTCCAGCCTGTCCCGCGGTGACAAGCGGCGCTTGGAAATGGCGATGTGCCTGTCCCAGAAGCCCAAGCTTTTGCTGCTGGACGAACCGACCGCCGGCATGGCGCGGGCCGATACCAACAACACCATCGACCTGCTCAAGACCATCAAGGCCAAGGGCAACTTGACCATGTGCATCATCGAACACGACATGCACGTCGTCTTCTCCCTTGCCGACCGGATCACCGTTCTCGCGCAGGGCACCCCTCTGGTCGAGGACGAGCCAGAGAACATCAAGGGCAACCCCAAGGTGCGCGAAGCGTACCTTGGCGAAGCCGAAGTCTAG
- a CDS encoding ABC transporter ATP-binding protein: MNKPATTEGFDRNANHAATAPAFLSVWNLEAYYGESYIVQNVSFNVHEGEILALLGRNGAGKTSTLRAIARVGTPEVRHGEIWLDHKPLHDMKAHEAAANGIQLVPEDRRIIPGLTVQENLELAQIAPPKGWSIDRVFELFPRLGERRKQEGVTLSGGEQQMLAIGRALCRDIKVLLLDEPYEGLAPVIVQEIAKTLQIIRDQGITTILVEQNAIAALKLADRAVILDTGSVVFDGSAKEVLEDEKLRQEYLAI; encoded by the coding sequence ATGAACAAACCCGCCACAACCGAAGGCTTCGACCGCAACGCCAACCACGCGGCCACCGCCCCTGCGTTCCTGTCCGTCTGGAACCTGGAGGCGTATTACGGCGAAAGCTACATCGTCCAGAACGTCAGCTTCAACGTCCATGAGGGCGAGATCCTCGCCCTTCTGGGCCGCAACGGCGCGGGCAAAACGTCCACCTTGCGCGCCATCGCGCGGGTCGGCACGCCTGAAGTCCGCCACGGCGAAATCTGGCTGGACCATAAGCCCCTGCATGACATGAAAGCCCATGAGGCCGCCGCCAACGGCATCCAGTTGGTGCCCGAAGACCGCCGGATTATCCCCGGCCTGACAGTGCAGGAGAACCTTGAACTGGCGCAGATCGCGCCGCCCAAAGGCTGGTCCATCGACCGTGTGTTCGAACTGTTCCCCCGCCTTGGCGAACGCCGCAAGCAGGAAGGCGTAACCTTGTCTGGCGGCGAACAGCAGATGCTGGCCATCGGCCGCGCCCTGTGCCGCGACATCAAGGTGTTGCTGCTGGATGAACCCTACGAAGGTCTGGCTCCTGTTATCGTGCAGGAAATTGCAAAGACGTTGCAGATCATCCGCGATCAGGGGATCACCACGATCCTGGTGGAACAAAACGCCATCGCCGCTTTGAAGCTGGCCGACCGCGCGGTGATCCTGGACACCGGCTCTGTCGTATTCGACGGCTCGGCCAAGGAAGTCTTGGAAGACGAGAAGCTGCGGCAGGAATACCTCGCCATCTAG
- a CDS encoding short-chain fatty acyl-CoA regulator family protein, with protein sequence MSGKALARIASALGSDPATLSGGADAQVVKALSRAASRHADAGEAGQAVRFAAEFPDWAQLVVDQSARIAALEAQVAAMGDRMAHDPALSASVHDVLSVATAIRSTAAILAAGEPLEREWQDRFHRNIHEDSRRLASSAQGLAAYLTDGRREDELATPEEEVTAWLAERDHVVRGTEAVDDGLSAAGRAALGRYLQEVRADVAMLDPVVLLDAFQDCGRDPFATVDALEVAPEVVLRSIARLPEAAAGPVGLVECDGAGAVLHRRAVPGFDIPRAGAACALWPIFQVLLSSEHPRRDLVRQAGPDARPMLAYSVARIGRAGGLSAPLTARATMLLMPAPLGQDVAPSVGSSCRMCPLTDCPARRAASIL encoded by the coding sequence GTGAGCGGGAAAGCCTTGGCGCGCATCGCGTCGGCCTTGGGAAGCGATCCGGCCACCTTGTCGGGCGGAGCGGATGCGCAGGTGGTGAAGGCGCTGAGCCGGGCGGCCAGCCGCCATGCCGACGCGGGTGAGGCTGGGCAGGCGGTGCGCTTCGCGGCGGAGTTTCCGGATTGGGCGCAGCTGGTCGTCGATCAATCCGCGCGGATCGCGGCGCTGGAAGCGCAGGTCGCCGCCATGGGGGATCGAATGGCGCATGATCCCGCGCTGTCGGCCTCTGTCCACGATGTATTGTCGGTCGCAACGGCAATCCGGTCCACCGCCGCCATCCTTGCGGCGGGCGAGCCGTTGGAGCGTGAGTGGCAGGATCGTTTTCACCGTAACATCCACGAAGACAGCCGCCGTTTGGCGTCATCGGCGCAGGGTCTCGCCGCCTATCTGACGGATGGACGGCGCGAAGACGAATTGGCGACGCCAGAGGAAGAGGTGACCGCTTGGTTGGCCGAACGCGACCACGTGGTGCGCGGGACGGAAGCGGTGGACGATGGGCTAAGCGCGGCGGGGCGTGCTGCGTTGGGGCGGTATCTGCAAGAGGTTCGTGCGGATGTGGCAATGCTCGATCCGGTCGTACTGCTCGATGCGTTTCAGGACTGCGGTCGCGATCCTTTCGCCACCGTGGATGCGCTGGAAGTGGCGCCAGAGGTGGTGCTGCGGTCCATCGCGCGATTGCCGGAGGCGGCGGCGGGGCCGGTGGGATTGGTGGAATGCGACGGGGCAGGAGCGGTGCTGCATCGCCGCGCGGTTCCCGGTTTCGACATTCCGCGAGCAGGTGCGGCCTGCGCGCTTTGGCCGATCTTTCAGGTGCTGCTGTCGTCCGAACACCCCCGCCGCGATCTGGTGCGGCAGGCAGGGCCAGACGCGCGCCCCATGCTGGCCTACAGCGTCGCGCGGATCGGTCGGGCAGGGGGGCTCTCGGCTCCGCTGACCGCGCGGGCGACGATGCTGCTGATGCCCGCGCCGCTTGGTCAGGATGTGGCTCCGTCGGTTGGATCAAGTTGCCGGATGTGCCCCTTGACCGACTGCCCGGCACGGCGCGCGG